The following are from one region of the bacterium genome:
- a CDS encoding zf-HC2 domain-containing protein, whose translation MTLPCEQVIARAAAFIDRELDETTAAAVAEHVGKCPNCAQEVQQQRQMKLLVQQHARRVTAPASLRARLQQALADYPARYGFGEQLRQLFRWQPVPALATLAVLLLLPGLLVYFTMRAPSAAEAGRFQAIDASLEGEIICIDCVMLDELQLAHGHDASHRFGLRTAEGRILTIVAFEKGNELMQQAAVWHKHRVLVHGRLLPERSCVQVRDFSML comes from the coding sequence ATGACATTGCCCTGTGAACAAGTAATCGCAAGAGCCGCTGCCTTCATTGACCGGGAGTTGGACGAGACCACGGCCGCCGCGGTGGCAGAGCACGTTGGGAAATGCCCGAACTGTGCTCAGGAAGTCCAGCAGCAAAGGCAGATGAAGCTGCTGGTGCAGCAGCATGCCCGCCGGGTGACCGCGCCCGCCTCGCTGCGTGCGCGGCTGCAGCAGGCGCTGGCGGACTATCCCGCGCGCTACGGCTTTGGTGAGCAGTTGCGACAGCTTTTTCGCTGGCAGCCCGTGCCGGCTCTTGCAACTCTGGCGGTGCTGCTGTTGCTGCCCGGTTTGCTGGTCTATTTTACCATGCGTGCGCCCTCCGCCGCTGAGGCCGGACGCTTCCAGGCCATTGACGCCAGCTTGGAAGGCGAAATCATTTGCATCGATTGCGTCATGCTGGATGAGCTGCAATTGGCACACGGCCACGACGCCAGCCATCGCTTCGGCCTGCGCACCGCCGAAGGCCGGATTCTCACGATTGTTGCCTTTGAAAAAGGCAATGAGCTGATGCAGCAGGCCGCGGTCTGGCATAAGCATCGTGTGCTCGTTCACGGCCGGCTGCTGCCGGAACGCTCCTGCGTGCAGGTGCGCGACTTTTCCATGTTGTAG
- a CDS encoding sigma-70 family RNA polymerase sigma factor yields the protein MFRLKPAGEERRRQFEALAFPQMDALHNLALRLTRHRLDAEDLVQETYLRAFRFFDKFAAGTNFKAWIFRILINTFINEYRRKKRVPPQVDFEKTALSYSQPESERPDRFETDYDERRYADLFGDEVNAALQKLSPEFRMVVLLCDLEEFSYKEIAGIMGVPIGTVMSRLSRARRQLQQYLGEYARGTGTIKPQKPAPE from the coding sequence ATGTTTCGTTTGAAACCGGCAGGGGAGGAGCGTCGCCGCCAATTCGAGGCGCTCGCCTTTCCGCAGATGGATGCGCTGCACAACCTGGCGTTACGCCTTACCCGGCACCGCCTCGATGCCGAAGATCTGGTGCAGGAAACCTACCTGCGCGCCTTTCGCTTCTTCGACAAGTTCGCAGCCGGCACCAATTTCAAGGCCTGGATCTTTCGCATTCTGATCAACACCTTCATCAATGAGTATCGCCGCAAGAAGCGCGTGCCGCCGCAGGTCGATTTCGAAAAAACCGCACTCTCGTATTCGCAGCCGGAAAGCGAACGGCCTGACCGATTCGAGACCGATTACGACGAGCGGCGCTATGCCGATCTCTTTGGCGACGAGGTAAATGCCGCTCTGCAAAAACTCTCCCCTGAATTTCGCATGGTCGTGCTGCTGTGCGATCTCGAAGAATTCTCCTACAAGGAAATCGCCGGCATCATGGGCGTGCCGATCGGCACGGTGATGTCACGCCTGTCGCGCGCCCGCCGGCAGTTGCAGCAATACCTGGGAGAGTATGCCCGCGGCACCGGCACCATCAAACCGCAAAAACCCGCACCGGAATGA
- a CDS encoding TlpA family protein disulfide reductase, whose amino-acid sequence MRLGSATIIVLALGLGLTACQEQQQAQQTAGRPSQAVPESEKLADFTLPTLAGESVNLRSFEGEKVVVVNFWATWCGPCRREIPDFNEVYANYRERGVEFLGISLDDDPRAAVPAFMARIPIAYPVLIGSPEIAMRYNVNGIPQTVIIDRAGRVVNNFVGMLSAGQLREVLEQALRNAPAS is encoded by the coding sequence ATGAGACTGGGAAGCGCAACGATTATCGTATTGGCTTTGGGCTTGGGCCTCACCGCCTGCCAGGAGCAGCAACAAGCGCAACAAACCGCCGGCAGACCGTCGCAGGCCGTGCCGGAAAGCGAGAAACTCGCGGATTTTACCCTGCCGACGCTCGCGGGCGAATCCGTGAACTTGCGCAGTTTTGAAGGTGAAAAAGTGGTAGTGGTGAATTTTTGGGCGACTTGGTGCGGGCCCTGCCGCCGTGAGATTCCGGATTTCAATGAAGTCTACGCCAATTATCGCGAGCGCGGCGTGGAGTTCTTGGGCATCTCGCTGGACGATGACCCGCGCGCCGCCGTGCCCGCGTTCATGGCGCGAATTCCGATTGCGTATCCCGTGTTGATCGGCTCGCCGGAAATCGCGATGCGCTACAACGTCAACGGCATTCCGCAAACTGTCATCATCGACCGCGCCGGCCGGGTGGTCAACAACTTTGTGGGCATGCTCTCCGCCGGCCAGTTGCGTGAAGTGCTGGAGCAGGCGCTGCGCAATGCGCCGGCCTCCTGA
- a CDS encoding insulinase family protein, translating into MATSLRSRGGLVLGALLLFVSAHAQPGPKQSGMPKVEFEKYTLSNGLQVILHVDRKLPIVHVNQWFHVGSKNEKPGRTGFAHLFEHMMFQGSKNAAEDYFTYVEKAGANLREGGVNGTTDNDRTNYFATVPSGNLEALLWVESDRLATLTEALNQEKLDNQRDVVKNERRQGLENQPYGRAFKLIVENLHPAGHPYSWMVIGSHEDLTAASLDDVKEFFRTYYTPNNLSLVIAGDFDPAETKRLVEKYFGGIPPGPALDRPARWLPKLEGERIIEALDRVPQARTYMTWPVPEYFSPEEAPLELASAILTDGLSARLNKVLVYDRQLCTNVFSFNNPMEISGFFSVVATARPGVELEQIEGIVTAELSRLAKEGPTPAELRRAQTKREYNFVTGLERIGGFGGKADLLNQYNIYLGDPNKFEADVNRFRRVTVNDVRQVVATWLDTRNRLLVRFHPETSGRPADVALDRQQQPVLGVDKPFRTPEVKSAKAANGIDIFVVERPELPKVAVTFVTRAGNVADPSGKEGVANMVISTIDMGTKTRKALEIEDALGDLGTSLFGFATREASQLGLEVLSRNVDPALALVAEVVRQPVFPESEVDREKKRTLDNLSQQENNPNALAARIRGMLVFGHDHPYGRAMLPATVQQITRADLVAFHETYWKPASSALIFVGDITLAQATDLVQRHFGTWSGGAAPAVNIPAPKPMGTGKIYVVDRQDAAQTVVTQILPAPNRKAPDYYALRLADAVWGGGGFGTRLNLNLRENKGYSYGVFSNLALLSQAGSWWANGGVQTNKTKESVAEFLAELQNLSGAKPISEQELEDAKATRIRGYAQQFESHGRIAGQIADLWAAGMPITELQRESDESAKATLAEVNAAAQKYAAPGQATLLLVGDVAKIEAGLRELNAGDLVVLNSEGKPATKP; encoded by the coding sequence ATGGCAACCTCTTTACGCAGCCGCGGCGGCCTGGTGCTCGGCGCGCTGCTGCTGTTTGTGTCGGCCCATGCCCAGCCCGGGCCCAAGCAAAGCGGCATGCCCAAGGTCGAGTTCGAGAAGTACACGCTTTCGAACGGGCTGCAGGTGATTTTGCACGTCGACCGCAAATTGCCGATCGTGCACGTCAATCAATGGTTTCATGTCGGCTCGAAGAACGAGAAGCCGGGCCGTACCGGCTTTGCGCATTTGTTCGAGCATATGATGTTCCAGGGCTCCAAGAATGCGGCGGAGGACTATTTCACCTATGTCGAAAAGGCGGGTGCCAATCTGCGCGAGGGTGGCGTCAATGGCACCACCGATAATGATCGCACCAACTACTTCGCCACCGTGCCCTCCGGCAATCTCGAAGCTCTGTTGTGGGTGGAATCGGACCGCCTCGCCACTTTGACCGAAGCGTTGAACCAGGAAAAGTTGGACAACCAGCGCGACGTGGTGAAGAACGAGCGGCGCCAGGGGCTGGAGAATCAACCCTATGGCCGGGCCTTCAAATTGATCGTGGAGAATCTCCATCCCGCCGGCCATCCCTATTCCTGGATGGTCATCGGCAGCCACGAGGATCTCACCGCGGCCTCGCTCGATGATGTCAAGGAGTTCTTCCGCACCTACTACACGCCCAACAATCTTTCGCTGGTGATTGCCGGCGACTTCGACCCCGCGGAAACCAAGCGGCTGGTGGAAAAATACTTCGGCGGCATTCCGCCCGGCCCGGCGCTCGACCGGCCCGCCCGCTGGCTTCCCAAACTCGAGGGCGAAAGGATCATCGAAGCGCTCGATCGGGTGCCGCAGGCACGCACCTACATGACCTGGCCGGTGCCGGAGTATTTCTCGCCCGAAGAAGCGCCGCTGGAATTGGCCTCCGCGATATTGACGGATGGCCTTTCCGCGCGCCTCAACAAAGTCCTGGTGTATGACCGGCAGCTCTGCACCAACGTCTTTTCCTTCAACAATCCCATGGAAATCTCCGGTTTCTTCTCGGTGGTGGCCACGGCGCGGCCGGGCGTGGAGCTGGAACAGATCGAGGGCATCGTGACCGCGGAGCTGAGCCGGCTCGCCAAGGAAGGCCCGACGCCGGCAGAGTTGCGGCGCGCGCAAACCAAACGCGAATACAACTTCGTCACCGGCCTGGAGCGTATCGGCGGTTTTGGCGGCAAGGCCGATTTGCTGAATCAATACAATATCTACCTGGGCGATCCCAACAAATTCGAGGCGGATGTCAATCGCTTCCGCCGCGTCACGGTCAACGATGTGCGTCAGGTGGTGGCCACCTGGTTGGATACACGCAATCGTCTGCTGGTGCGCTTCCATCCTGAAACCTCCGGCCGGCCCGCTGACGTCGCGCTCGACCGCCAGCAGCAGCCGGTGCTCGGCGTGGACAAGCCTTTCCGCACGCCCGAGGTCAAGTCTGCCAAAGCAGCGAATGGCATCGATATTTTCGTCGTCGAACGGCCGGAGCTGCCCAAGGTGGCGGTGACGTTCGTGACCCGCGCCGGCAACGTTGCTGATCCTTCCGGCAAGGAGGGCGTGGCGAACATGGTGATTTCAACCATCGACATGGGCACGAAAACCCGCAAGGCGCTGGAGATCGAAGATGCGCTCGGCGATCTCGGCACCAGCCTGTTTGGTTTTGCCACGCGCGAGGCCTCCCAGCTTGGTCTCGAAGTGTTGAGCCGCAATGTCGATCCTGCTCTCGCCCTCGTGGCGGAAGTGGTGCGCCAACCGGTGTTCCCCGAGTCCGAAGTTGACCGCGAAAAGAAGCGCACGCTCGATAATCTTTCCCAACAGGAGAACAATCCGAATGCCCTGGCCGCGCGCATTCGCGGCATGTTGGTCTTTGGCCACGACCATCCCTATGGCCGCGCCATGCTGCCGGCAACGGTGCAACAGATCACGCGTGCGGATTTGGTGGCGTTTCACGAGACCTATTGGAAGCCGGCCAGTTCGGCGCTGATTTTTGTCGGCGACATCACGCTGGCGCAAGCCACGGATTTGGTGCAGCGGCATTTTGGCACTTGGAGTGGTGGCGCCGCGCCGGCAGTCAACATTCCCGCGCCCAAACCGATGGGCACCGGCAAGATCTACGTGGTTGATCGCCAGGATGCTGCGCAAACCGTGGTCACTCAAATTCTGCCGGCACCCAATCGCAAGGCACCGGACTACTACGCGCTGCGGCTGGCCGATGCCGTGTGGGGCGGCGGTGGTTTCGGCACGCGGTTGAATCTGAATCTGCGCGAGAACAAGGGCTATTCCTACGGCGTTTTTTCCAATCTGGCGCTGCTCTCGCAGGCCGGCAGTTGGTGGGCCAACGGCGGGGTGCAAACCAACAAGACCAAAGAGTCGGTGGCGGAGTTCCTGGCGGAATTGCAGAACCTGTCCGGCGCCAAGCCGATCTCCGAGCAGGAACTCGAAGACGCCAAGGCGACGCGCATTCGCGGCTATGCCCAGCAATTCGAATCGCACGGCCGCATCGCCGGGCAAATTGCAGACTTGTGGGCGGCGGGAATGCCGATCACTGAACTGCAGCGCGAAAGCGATGAATCTGCCAAAGCCACGCTGGCGGAGGTGAATGCGGCGGCGCAGAAGTACGCCGCGCCCGGCCAGGCGACGCTGCTGCTGGTCGGTGACGTTGCCAAGATCGAGGCCGGCTTGCGTGAGCTGAATGCCGGTGACCTCGTGGTCTTGAATTCGGAAGGCAAGCCGGCAACCAAGCCATAG
- a CDS encoding metallophosphoesterase, which yields MNRRLSRRVFLRQAAAAGLGTTTLSALAAPGEAAPAQRVLRLAHLTDIHVQPELHAAAGMAAALHHAQNQPDPPEIIFNGGDCIMDALAAGKARTRIQWQIWQDVLRNECSLPVVHCLGNHDVWGWKQSEGSISSDRLYGKQWALEELGLSTRYYSFDRAGWHFIVLDSTHIAPGGYLARLDEAQFEWLQEDLRRTPATIPIGVLSHIPIICFCAFFDGENESSGEWRVPSAWMHVDARRLKDLFRKHANVKLCLSGHIHLRDEVEYLGVKYLCNGAVSGNWWKGAYQEFPPAYVLVDLFEDGTVQSSYVPYAAR from the coding sequence ATGAATCGTCGCCTCTCCCGTCGTGTGTTTTTGCGCCAAGCCGCGGCTGCCGGTTTGGGAACCACGACCCTGAGCGCCCTCGCCGCCCCGGGCGAAGCGGCGCCGGCCCAGCGCGTTTTACGCCTCGCGCATTTGACCGACATTCACGTTCAGCCGGAGTTGCACGCGGCCGCGGGCATGGCAGCCGCGTTGCATCATGCCCAAAATCAGCCCGACCCGCCCGAGATCATCTTCAATGGCGGCGATTGCATCATGGATGCGCTCGCGGCCGGCAAGGCGCGAACCAGGATCCAGTGGCAAATCTGGCAGGACGTGCTGCGCAATGAATGTTCCCTGCCCGTGGTGCACTGCCTGGGTAATCACGATGTTTGGGGGTGGAAGCAGTCAGAGGGTTCAATCTCCTCCGACCGGCTCTACGGCAAACAATGGGCGCTGGAGGAACTCGGCCTCAGCACACGCTACTACAGCTTCGACCGGGCCGGCTGGCATTTCATCGTGCTGGACAGCACGCACATCGCGCCCGGCGGCTATCTCGCCCGCCTCGACGAGGCGCAGTTCGAATGGCTGCAAGAAGATCTGCGCCGCACGCCTGCAACGATTCCCATCGGTGTACTGTCTCATATTCCGATTATCTGTTTCTGCGCCTTTTTCGACGGGGAGAATGAAAGCAGCGGTGAATGGCGGGTGCCGTCCGCGTGGATGCATGTGGATGCGCGGCGCCTCAAGGATCTGTTCAGAAAACACGCGAACGTCAAACTCTGCCTGAGCGGCCACATTCATCTGCGGGATGAGGTCGAATACCTCGGCGTCAAGTATCTCTGTAACGGCGCCGTCTCGGGGAATTGGTGGAAGGGCGCTTATCAGGAATTCCCGCCGGCCTATGTGCTGGTGGATTTGTTCGAAGACGGCACGGTGCAAAGTTCTTATGTGCCGTATGCAGCGAGATAG